A single region of the Aurantiacibacter sp. MUD11 genome encodes:
- a CDS encoding glycoside hydrolase family 25 protein, producing MLLLFGLIGLGVVVWSRVGEWQPPRDKYPSQGALIGVADGAVDFPALRGLGADFVYLEASRGAEDRDANFARNLAAATDAGLRHGVVHAYDPCVPAERQAANFVTIVPRDADLLPPAIALDKLASECGNPVIEAGLESELTTFINQVEGHAGQPVLLKVSAGFEQQHRIATRLERNLWLERDFAQPDYAGRPWTLWTATTYLRGDAVDGSLRWVVVQP from the coding sequence GTGCTGCTGCTGTTTGGCCTGATCGGCCTGGGGGTAGTGGTCTGGTCGCGCGTTGGCGAATGGCAGCCGCCGCGCGACAAGTATCCGTCGCAAGGTGCGCTTATCGGCGTGGCGGACGGCGCGGTCGATTTCCCGGCCCTGCGCGGGCTGGGGGCGGACTTCGTCTATCTCGAGGCCAGCCGCGGCGCGGAAGATCGCGACGCCAACTTCGCCCGCAACCTTGCTGCCGCCACCGATGCCGGGCTGCGCCATGGCGTGGTCCATGCCTATGACCCCTGCGTACCGGCAGAGCGGCAGGCGGCGAACTTCGTCACCATCGTGCCGCGCGATGCCGACCTGCTGCCGCCCGCCATCGCGCTGGACAAGCTGGCTAGCGAATGCGGCAACCCGGTGATCGAGGCGGGCCTGGAAAGCGAGCTGACGACCTTCATCAACCAGGTCGAAGGCCATGCCGGACAGCCGGTGCTGCTGAAGGTATCTGCCGGCTTTGAGCAACAGCATCGCATCGCCACCCGGCTGGAACGCAACCTGTGGCTGGAGCGCGACTTCGCCCAGCCCGACTATGCCGGACGGCCGTGGACCTTGTGGACGGCGACTACCTACCTGCGCGGTGATGCCGTTGACGGCAGCCTGCGCTGGGTGGTTGTCCAGCCCTGA
- a CDS encoding UPF0262 family protein, protein MQQDNANRIEEITLDEATVIARNDEIEQEREVALRDLVADNLFKPLRASANGHEGPWHVHLAVVDGMLAWHIKDHTGADAGTIGLGMARMRRSVRDYFAICDSYYKALRRASAQEIETVDMARRAIHDRGTRHLLDALEGKVETDFETARRLFTLICVLHIKA, encoded by the coding sequence ATGCAGCAGGACAACGCCAACCGGATTGAGGAAATCACGCTCGACGAAGCGACCGTCATCGCGCGCAATGACGAGATCGAGCAGGAGCGTGAAGTCGCCTTGCGCGATCTGGTGGCGGACAACCTGTTCAAGCCGCTGCGCGCCAGTGCCAATGGCCACGAAGGCCCGTGGCACGTGCACCTTGCCGTCGTCGACGGAATGCTGGCCTGGCACATCAAGGATCACACCGGTGCGGATGCCGGTACCATCGGCCTGGGCATGGCGCGCATGCGCCGGTCGGTCCGCGATTACTTCGCCATTTGCGATAGCTATTACAAAGCGTTAAGGCGCGCCTCGGCACAGGAAATCGAAACCGTCGACATGGCGCGGCGAGCCATTCACGATCGTGGCACGCGGCACCTGCTCGACGCGCTGGAGGGCAAGGTGGAAACCGACTTCGAAACCGCGAGGCGGCTTTTCACGCTCATCTGCGTGCTGCATATCAAGGCGTGA
- a CDS encoding M14 family metallopeptidase, which translates to MITADIKIDAAFDSGNIEVVSIDGASARLRIPNDHNSEFAQWFHFRVSGAAGRELVLTFENLKDTAYPQGWPGYNACVSEDRAYWGRAASSYDPDTGNGTLTVRYTPNSDLVWFAYFAPYSMERHNDLVSEAALAKGVSYRRLGETLDGRTIDCLEMGEGETQVWLYARQHPGESMAEWWMEGALEVLTDPADVVARVLRRKCRLHVVPNCNPDGSFRGHLRTNADGVNLNREWAEPTAEKSPEVLAIRNAMDETGVDFAMDVHGDEAIANVFLAGFEGIPSWTDEHGEKMYRYQRILDRRTADFQVKNGYPKSAPGKANLTISTNQVAERFGACAMTLEMPFKDNDDWPDPDQNWSPERCKLLARECLGALVEWLEGAEG; encoded by the coding sequence ATGATTACAGCTGATATCAAAATCGATGCCGCCTTCGACAGCGGCAACATCGAAGTCGTATCGATCGACGGCGCCAGTGCGCGCCTGCGCATCCCGAACGATCACAACAGCGAATTCGCGCAGTGGTTTCACTTCCGCGTATCCGGCGCGGCGGGCCGCGAGCTGGTGCTTACCTTCGAGAACCTGAAGGACACTGCCTATCCCCAGGGCTGGCCCGGCTATAACGCCTGCGTCAGCGAGGATCGCGCCTACTGGGGCCGCGCCGCCAGCAGCTATGATCCCGATACCGGCAACGGCACGCTGACTGTCCGCTACACGCCGAACTCCGACCTCGTCTGGTTCGCCTATTTCGCGCCCTACTCGATGGAGCGGCACAACGACCTCGTCTCCGAAGCAGCGCTGGCCAAAGGCGTCTCCTACCGCCGGCTGGGCGAAACGCTGGACGGGCGCACCATCGATTGCCTGGAAATGGGCGAAGGCGAGACGCAGGTGTGGCTCTATGCCCGCCAGCATCCGGGCGAAAGCATGGCCGAGTGGTGGATGGAAGGCGCGCTCGAAGTGCTCACCGATCCCGCCGACGTGGTCGCCCGCGTACTGCGCAGGAAGTGCCGCCTGCACGTGGTGCCCAACTGCAATCCGGACGGTTCATTCCGCGGGCACCTGCGCACCAATGCCGATGGCGTGAACCTCAACCGCGAATGGGCCGAGCCCACGGCAGAGAAGTCGCCCGAAGTGCTGGCCATCCGCAATGCGATGGACGAGACCGGTGTCGATTTCGCGATGGACGTGCATGGCGACGAAGCCATCGCCAACGTCTTCCTCGCCGGGTTCGAGGGCATTCCCAGCTGGACCGACGAGCATGGCGAGAAGATGTACCGCTACCAGCGCATCCTCGATCGCCGCACCGCCGATTTCCAGGTCAAGAACGGCTATCCCAAGTCCGCACCGGGCAAGGCCAACCTGACGATCAGCACCAACCAGGTGGCCGAACGGTTCGGCGCCTGCGCGATGACGCTGGAAATGCCGTTCAAGGACAATGACGACTGGCCGGACCCCGACCAGAACTGGAGTCCGGAACGCTGCAAGCTGCTGGCGCGAGAATGCCTTGGCGCGCTGGTCGAATGGCTCGAGGGTGCCGAGGGCTAG